From a single Clostridium isatidis genomic region:
- a CDS encoding transporter substrate-binding domain-containing protein, whose amino-acid sequence MKKGIIKSALAIAMAGVISFGLIGCGAKAEGDKFDEIKEKGKIVVGLNAGYAPFEFHMMENGEDKIVGFDISIAEEIAKDLEVELEIKDMKFDSLLSALTTDKIDLIISGMTPTEERKKSVDFSDIYYVAGQAMLVRAEDAQKYNSFEALKGQKVGAQLGSIQADIVAENIEDADIQLLNDVNDLILSLKSKKIEALVVEEVVADMAVENNPELAKSDYKIDFSDEGVAIAVKKNSPKLLEEVNSTIKKLQDEGLIDQFMKDANKLAATLN is encoded by the coding sequence ATGAAAAAAGGTATAATAAAAAGTGCATTAGCAATAGCAATGGCAGGAGTAATTAGCTTTGGCTTAATAGGATGTGGAGCTAAAGCAGAAGGAGATAAATTTGATGAGATTAAGGAAAAAGGAAAAATAGTAGTAGGTCTTAATGCGGGATATGCACCATTTGAATTTCATATGATGGAAAATGGTGAAGATAAGATAGTCGGCTTCGATATCAGCATAGCAGAAGAAATTGCAAAGGACCTAGAGGTAGAACTTGAAATTAAAGATATGAAGTTCGATTCCTTATTATCAGCTCTTACAACTGATAAGATAGACTTAATAATATCTGGTATGACTCCAACTGAAGAAAGAAAGAAATCAGTAGATTTTTCTGATATCTATTATGTAGCAGGACAGGCAATGCTGGTAAGAGCTGAAGATGCTCAAAAATATAATAGTTTTGAAGCTTTAAAGGGGCAAAAAGTTGGTGCACAATTAGGCTCAATCCAAGCAGATATAGTAGCAGAAAATATTGAAGATGCAGATATTCAATTATTAAATGATGTTAATGATTTAATTTTAAGTCTAAAATCAAAAAAGATAGAAGCTTTAGTTGTAGAAGAAGTAGTTGCTGATATGGCTGTTGAAAATAATCCTGAATTAGCTAAGTCAGATTATAAGATAGATTTTTCTGATGAGGGAGTAGCTATAGCTGTAAAGAAGAATTCTCCAAAACTATTGGAAGAAGTTAATTCAACAATTAAAAAATTACAAGATGAGGGACTTATAGATCAATTTATGAAAGATGCTAATAAATTAGCAGCAACTCTTAATTAA